The Deltaproteobacteria bacterium nucleotide sequence GGTGGGCGCTGCACGAGTGTTCGGGGTCTCGGTCACGCTCGGCGCCTTCATGGCCGGACTGGCCGTTGGACGCTCCGAGTTCGCCGCCCGAGCGGCTGGCGACGCGGTACCCATGCGCGACGCCTTTGCCGTCCTCTTCTTCGTCTCGGTCGGCATGCTCTGCGATCCACGCGCCCTCGTCGAGGCACCGCTGCTCACTTTGGCGGTGCTGGCAGTCGTGGTCGGGGGCAAGCCGCTCGCCGCGCTGGCAACGATGCGGCTCCTGAGACGGCCCATGACGATCGCCGTTCCGGTCGCAGCGGCGCTCGCCCAAGTCGGTGAGTTCAGCTTTATCCTCTGCTCCTTGGCCAGGGAGCTGGGATTGCTCGGCGGCGCCGGCTGGAACGCCATGGTGGCTGCGTCCATCATCTCCATCGCCGTCAATCCGTCCTTGTACCGTTGGGCCCGTCGGCTGGCGGGCAGAGCCGGAAACCTGATCGGCGACGACGTGCGACGAGGAGTCGTCGATCCGCGGAGCTGCATCCTGGTGGGCTACGGCCCGGTCGGCAGCACGGTCCATCGGCTCCTCGCTGAACGGGGCGCCGCCGTGACCGTCATCGAGCTCAACCTCGACACCGTCCGCCGGCTGAGAGAACAGGGGGTCGCCGCAATCTACGGCGACGTGCTTCGGCCGGGGGTCCTCGAAGCTGCGGGCATCGCCACCGCTGGAAGCTTGATCCTGAGCGCGGACGTCGAAGACGCTGAGGAGGTGATTCGTCAGACACGCAGCGCAAACCCCGGCCTGCGGGTGCTGGTGCGCTGTACCCACCTCCGTGACGTCGCGTCTCTACGACACGCTGGAGCGTCGGTTGTCGCTGCCGGGGAAGCGGAGGTCGCGGTGGCCTTGGCCGAGGCGGTGTCCGTCGTCAGTGGAACAGGCGAGGGTTGGCAGCGAGAGGACATCAGACGCCGCCTCTACGACGAGGGACCGCCCCTCGGTGGAGCATAGAGGTCCCAGCTGCCTGGCACGGCGCTCGGGGGTCAGGCGAGCGGCACGCCCAGCTTGTCGAGCGCGTAGTAGCCGAGCTCTCCGAGGGTGGCCGAGACGGCGTTGGCGAAGAAGGCGAGGCCCAGGCACCAGAGCGCCGAGGTCCCCTCCCAGCGCTGTCGGCGCGCCAGGGCGTAGAGCAGGACTCCCTCCACGCTCACCGCCACGAGCTCGGCGAGGAGGCTGTAGTGCACGGGGTTCTGCATCCACTTGGGGAGCGCGAGGAAGATGAACGGGTGGGTCACGAGGTTGATGAGCAGCGTGAAGCCCACCAGGCGCGAGGCCGAGAGGAAGCGGCGCAGGAAGAGCGCGTAGACCGGTAGCTCGAGCAGATAGGTCGCGGCGAAGATGACGAGCCAGAGCTTCACGGGACCTTACTTCGCGCAGGTCCCCGAGCAGGCGACCTGGCCGGCCTGCGGGGCGCAGAACTGGCTGGGGTCGGGCGCCGTGGCCTTGGTCAGGAAGGCCACCGGGTCCTGCTCCAGGCTGGCCTGTCGCGCGAGCTGCCGCACCTGCCGGGTGAGCGTGCGCGCCTTGGCGGCGAAGTCCGCCACGCCGGTGGCCCGATGGGCGTAGGCCTTGAGCTGCGCCTGGCCGTAGGTGAGGAGCACGGTGGCCGCGTCGTCCTCGAGGTCCTCGAAGAGCGCTTCGTTCTCGGACATCATGTCGCTCTGCAGCACGAGCTCCCAGGCCACCTCCTTCGACAGCGTGCGCTCCACGCAGCGCAGCTTCGGCTGGCACTGCCGCGCGTTGCCGAAGAAGCCGCCGCACCCCTCGTTCTGCTCGGAGAGCGTGCCGGAGTGCATGGTGAAGGTGGAGGGCTCGTGCGCCGGGCGCAGCCGGAGCGTCTCTCCGTCCTTGGAGAAGGAGAAGGCGTCCATGGCCATATAGAAGCCCGTCGAGAGCGGCCCGCCGGTGCGCGGGGTCCAGAAGAGCAGCCACTCGCCGACGCGCGTGACCCAGCCCGCCTCGTAGGTGACCTCGGTGCAGTTGTTCGCCGTGCAGCGGGAGCGCGCGAAGCCGCCCCGCGGGTCGATGACCAGGCTGACGAGCTGGCCCCGGTAGGCGCGCGTGGTGACGAGCCCGTAGCTGCCCGCGAGGTTGACGCGGCTCGCGGCGGAGCGCACGGAGCCCTCGTCGGCGCTCTGGCCCACCTCGGCGGGCCCGTCGGCGCCGCAGGCGCCAAAGGCGGTCAGGCCGATGAGAGCGGCCGCGAGAAGAAGGGGCCTATTCCGGATCGAAGACATGGTCGTGCTCCACGGGCTTGGCGGGCGCGACGGGCGCTCGCGTGACCTGATGGGTTCGAGAAAGCTCGCCTCCGTCGGCTTAGCAGGGACCGTGCCGGATCCTTCGCGAGCGACCTCACGATGTTCCGCGCGCGCGCGGCACCGAAAGTCGGGTACCCGGCGACGGGAGGGGTCAGGGAAGGGTCAGGGAAGGGTCAGGGAGGGGAGAACGCGGGGGGACTTGCGCCCCCTTGGGCCGGGCTATAGGCCGCAGACGTCCTTGATGGGATCCGCGCCCGCCGGGAAGTACTGACCCTGCGGCAGGCAGCGCTCCTTGCACCAGAAGAAGGCGCACTGGCCGGAGCAGGCGTTGATCCCTACGCCCGGCTGGGTCACGTCGATCGTCGCGCAGTGCCAGACCTGATTCCCGTCGGTCCCCCGCGGCAGGCACAGGTTGACGTTCGAGTAGTACGCGCAGCGGTGGGTCGAGGGGAGCGCCTTGCAGGTCTCGAGGGAGATGGTGCCGCACCAGGCGTTCGCCGCAGGCAGCGGAGCCGGCTGCACGGGCGTGGTGGGCCCGAGGGCCTCGAGCTCGCTGCTGCAGCAGTGATCGCACTCGGACCAGTTGTAGTTCCGCGTCGAGGGGCCCTTGCCCCGGCAGGCGCCATACGCGCCGTCATTCGCCCCGCGGTAGTTCTGCTCGCAGATGGCGCCCTTCCACCCCTGCTCGCGCGAGAGCTGGCCGCAGCTCTTGTTCACCCAGGCCGGCAGCGCCTTGCAGTTGCCGTCGGTGGCCGAGATCATCTGGCAGGTCTGGCCGCTCTCGCAGCGCACGATGCTCGTGTTCCCCGCGCACCACTCGTCCTGCTTGCGGTGGGCCGTCCACTTCCAGGTCGAGCCGTACTGCAGGCAGGTCAGCGTATAGGTCTTGCCGTTCATCTGATTGAACCAGAGGACGGCCTGACCGGCCTGGCAGGCCTTGCCCGGCTGATCATAGATCGGCGTCGTCGTCGGCGTGGTGGGCGACGTGGTGGACGGCGTCGTGTAGTACGCGGGGGCCTTGCAGGTCCCCTGGCCGGCCGCGTAAAGCTCGCACTTCGCGGGGGCCGTGCAGCGCACGATCGTGTCGTCTCCGGCGCACCAGTCGCTGACGTCGCGGTAGGCGACCCACTTCAGCGAGCCGCCCTGGTACTGGCAGGCCATGAGGTAGTTGCGCCCCTTCTTGTCGTTGTACCAGCAGGTGGCCGAGTTCTCGGTGTAGCAGCCGACGCCGGGCTTCGAGTAGCCGTACGAGGCGCACTGCTCGTTGGTCATGTCGGCCTTGCTGTCGGACATCACGGCCTGCTTGGCCGCCCAGTCCACCGGGCCGCTGCCCTGCCCCGTCTCCTGGCCGCAGCCGGGAAGCCACGCCGCGCTCCCCACGGTCCCTGTAAGCAGGGTGCAAAGAATTATCGTTCTGCGCGTTTTCATTGTTATACGCCTCCTACCTGTTACAGGGCACAGCTCCGCCAAGACCGTTCGGCGAAGACAAGCCGCGGTTGTTTGCTGGGCCAGCCAGCGGGCCACCAAGAGGTGGCCAGGGGTCGTTGGTCGAGCGCGCCCTGAGCACGTCCCGTACCAACCGATCGGGCGGCCAGACCCGCGCCGCGAAACGATCTTTACGGCCAGTCGGCCAGCCGGGTCTCCGAATGTCGGACGGATCGACGGAGCCGATCCGCAGATCTGGAAACGCAACGACCGCTGGTCGGCTGCCCCCAAGTGACCGCAGTGATTGACTCGAGCGGCCACGCAAAAAGACCCGGATCCCCCTGGCGGCGGGAGGGGCCGCGGCGCACCGGTTTCCGGGCAGGGGCCTCTTTCCGCCGTGCTAGGGCGGCGTGGGCCACGGTTCTGGGCCTCGATCGCGGCCAGCGAAGGTCCCCTTGGCGGTCGGGCCGTTCGTGATGTCGCGGAGCCTGGCCTGTCGCGTGCAAAGCTGCGCCGTACGATGGCCAACCGACTCGAGCAAGCCCGCAAGAACCCCGATTCGAAGAAAGCCACCATCTTGAAGGCCGCGCGTCGCATCTTCGCGCGCCGGGGCTACCACGCCACCGGCATTCGCGACGTGGCGGCCGAGGCGGGCGTGGATACGAAGACGCTCTATTACCATTGGAGCTCGAAGCAGACCCTCTTCGAGGCCGTGCTGGCGGACATCCAGCTCGACTTCGAGAACCTGCTCAAGTACTGGATCAACGCCACGCAGGAGATGGGCTTCGAGCAGAGCATCGAGATGCTCATCGACAAGGTCATCCCGGCCATCCTGGACGATCCCGACGCCGGCCGCATCGTGCTCCTCTCGATGGTGGACTACGGCATCGAGGACGCCCAGTGGGACATCCGGTACATGCCGACGCTGCTCGCGACCATGCGCCGCTACGTGGAACGCCGCCTGGGGATCGAGGCGCTGCCGCCGCAGTTCGACACGGTGGTCCTCGGGGTGGTGAACATGATGATCATGCTCTACGGCGCGAAGAACTATCAGATGAAGGTCCTCGGCGCCGAGACCCACGAGGCCTACCGGGAGCGCATCAAGAGCATGGCCCGCTTTTCCATTGCCGCGGCGATGACGGTGATCGGGCAGGGGGTCGCGAGCGCACCGCAGCACGTGCCGGCCATCGCGCCGTAGCGCGGGGCTGCGGCCGAGGCGCCGGTCTCGCGACGATCGATCAGTTGGAGCCGCCGTCGGCGCGCGCCGCGGGCCGGCTGTCGCGAGCGGCGCGAATCGCGGGCCACATCCCCTTTGGCGCGGCGTCCACCGCGGAACCGGCTCCGCGCACGCCGCCATCGCCGCGAGCGGAGAGCCCGGCCTTCGGAGGCGCGGGCTTCGGTGGAGTGATCCGCCGCGGCACAGCCCTCGAGGGACGAGCCTTCGCCGCCGGCTTCGACCGCGCTATGGCCGCGCCCTTGTCGCCGGCACGCCCCGACTTCGCCTCCGGCTCCTCCTCGGACGCACCGTCGGCTCCCTTCGCGGCGTCGTCCTCCGCTGCGCCGCCGTCCGCTGCACCGGCCGCGGCGCTCGCTCCGTCGCTCGCAGGCTCCGCGCCATCGGAAGTGCGCGTCCCCGCATCCCCGCCGCGCACCACCCCGTCCCCGCTCCGCGCTCCTGCGTCGGGCGCGCTCGCGTGCCCCGCCGCGCCGGCGTCGTGCTTCGTCGCCAGCGGCGCGCCCACGCCGAGTCGCCCGCGGAGCTGCACGAGCCACGCGGGCCCGGGCTTCCAGAGATAGAGCGCCGCCGCCACTCCCCCGGCGAGGGCGAGGAGCACCACGAGCAGGCCTACGAAGGGCGAGCGTCCGCGGTGCCGGCCGAGGCCGTACCGCTCGGCCGTCTCTCCGCCGCGAGAGTGCGAGCGCAGCGGCACGTCGTGCTCGTCATCGAGGGGCAGGCGCGTCGCGGTGTCGTCACGGTCGCGCGGGGCGAGCTCGTCGTCGAGCCGGGGCAGCCGGGCCGGGGCGCTGTCTCCTCGCCGGGCCTGGGCCGGGATGCGTTCGTCGAGGGCGCGCAGGTCCTGAAGCGTGGCGTCGTCGGTGGGGCGAGAACGCCGCGCGGGCGGGGAGGGTGTGGGCTGGCGCGCGTCCTCCTGGCGCAGGGCGTGGATCGTGGCGTCGAAGGCCAGCCGCGGCCGCTGGCTCGGGGAGGCGCGCACCCCGCCGCGCGCGGTGTCGCGGCTGGAGGTCGTGCCCTGCTCCGTGTTGGCCACCGCCTCGTCGAAGGCCAGGCTCACGTCGTCGCTCAGCTGCGTGCGGTCGAGCTTCTGGAGCCACTCGCCTACGCGCCCGGCCGAGACGACGAGCCGGTGCTCGACCTGGAAGGCCAGCAGATCCTCCTGCAGCTCCTTCACGTGCTGGTAGCGATCGTCGGGGTCGAGCGTGGTGGCCTTGAGAAAGATGCCCTCGAGCTCGGGCGGGTAGTCGGGGATGATGCTGCTCGGCGAGGGGAGGTCGCGTTTCGCGGCGGCGAAGATCATCGCCGTGTCGGTGTTGGCCGGATTGGCCCTGCGCCCGACGGTGACCTCGAAGAGCAGAAGCCCCATGGCGTAGATGTCCGAGCGGTAGTCCACCGCGTGGCCGCGCGCCTGCTCCGGCGAGAGGTAGGCGAACTTCCCCTTGAGCACGCCCGCCGCCGTCTGTTGATTCTGGCGCGCGACCTTGGCGATGCCGAAGTCGGAGATCTTCACCGTGCCCGCGTAACCGACGAGGATGTTCGGCGGACTGATGTCGCGGTGCACGAGGTGCAGCGGCTGGCCGTCGTGTCCGACGGCGTCGTGCGCGAAGGCCAGGCCCTCGCACGCGTTGAGCAGGATGTAGAGCGCGTAGGAGAGCTCGAGCGGGCCGCTGACCATCTCGAGCATCGTGCCCAAGTCGCGACCGGGCACGTACTCCATCGCGATGAAGTAGATGCCGTCCACCTCGTCGAGCTCGTAGATCTGGACGATGTTCGGGTGGTCGAGGAGCGCGGCGACGCGGCCCTCGTTCAGGAACATCTCGACGAAGTGCGGGTCGTCCACGAGCGCGGGGCGGATGCGCTTGACCACGACCTGCTTCGAGAAGCCGGCGATCCCCGGTTGCTGGGCGAGGAAGACCTCGCCCATGCCACCCACGGCGAGCCGTCGAAGAAGCGTGTAGCGGCCGAACGGCTCCACGACGGACATGGTACGCCAGGACGGGGGACGCGGGGGAGGGATCCTGCGTGCGCAGCCTCGCACGCGACGCTAACGCAGGAGCGGCGGACCGACGACGAGATCCTGGTTCCCACGAGGCCCGCGCAGCGTCAGGCGATGACAGGGGGCGCGTCCGTCGACGAGCCCCTGGGCGCGGCCCGGGTCCACGAAGCTGCTCGCGGCGTGGGCGGACCGCTCCCAGCGGGCGAGGTGCGGTTCGGTGCGCTCGTCGGGCTGGCAGTAGCAGAGGTGGTCGAGCTCGGGCTCGGACGCGTCGTCGCCGTCGTGCACGGCGAGCGTCGGGAAGTAGAGGCGGTCGGACCATCGTCGCGGAAAGTGCAACGCCACCGGAAGGACGAGCCGCGCCTGCGGCCTACGGAAGTGCGCGAGCAGGCCGCCCCACGAGGTCAGGCGAAGCACGGCGAAGGCGAAGTCGGCGTACTCGGCGAGGCGCGCGAGGAGCCGGGGCGAGGGGGCGAAGCGCGCGTCCAGGCGCGCGAGGGAGGCCAGGTCGGGTGCGACCGAGAGCTCGAGTGGCGCGATCGCGTGCGCCCTGGGGGTGCCGCGGAGCGCGCGGGGGGGCGCAGCGGAGGCCGCGCGGGGCAGGGCCGTAAACCCGAGGCCGAGCTCGTCGAAGAAGGTCGGGTAGCTCTGCAGGTCCAGAAAGCGCACCGCGTCGGCGGCGGTCCCGGCAGGGGTGGGCAGCGGGACGAGCAGGGCCAGATCTTCGCGAGCGGCGACGGTCGCGCTGATCGCGAGGAGCTGCCCGCCGTCGTCGGCCGCGCGCGCGTAGAGCTGCGTTTGACCGACGGCCGCCACGGGGCGCGTGAAACAGGGCATCTCGTCCGACTATAACGCGGCCACGGGCCCCCAAGAACACCGACTACCGCCTCTCCGATTTCTCGCGTCCGGGAGAGGCGTTCGCCGGATTCCGCAGGCCCCGAAGAAGGAGGCCGCGCGCGGATCCGTGGCCCGGCCACGGCTTAGGCTCGTGGCACATGCGTTGCTCACCTGCGTGGGCATGCACGTGCTGCAGGGTCGCGCGGTATGGCTCGCGCTTGCGCTCGGGTGCGCCGGCGCGGCGGGCTGCCAGTCCGAGGGAGGCGCTCCTCCCACCGCGCTCGCCGTGGGCGTGGGAGGCAAGGCCGACGGCGTGGCCCAGGGGTGGGTCGAGTGCATCGCCGAAGCGTGCCCGGTCTACTGGTCCCGCAAGCCGAACCTCGGCCCCGACGAGGACGCGCCCGTGATGAGCGTGCCGCGCGGGCGACGCATGGGGGTCTACTCGGTGGCGCGCCCCTACGCGGTCGTGGCCTATCCCGACCCCGAGCAAGAGCATGCGGTTCAGCTCGCGGAGGTCTTCTCCGAGGAGGGGCAGCTCACCTGGCGGACGAGCGGTCTGCCGAGGCCGGGGGAGGCCGTGGTCTGCACCCGCGCGATCGGATGTCCGATCTACAGCACCGACCGCCCTCTCGGGTCGCCGTCGGGGATGCCCGCGACGACCGCCAGCCAGTGGACCGTGCAAGAGGCGCGGGCGGTGATGGGCGGCGCGACGGTCACGACCTTTCCCTACTGGTTCGATGCGAACCGCGTACGCGTGGTCTACGCGACCGACGGCTGGGCTTCGCCCAGCCTGAAGGTCCCGTTCGTGACGCAGCAGCCGTACGGCGTGGCCTGCGCCGCGGCGGTGATGTCCATGGGCCTCGCGACCTACGGGCAGACGGTGAGTGTGAAGAAGGCCTACGACTGGTTCGCGACCCACGGCGGGCTGAACGAGGCGGGCTACGTGGTGAGCGAGCTCATCCCCGATGCGGCCCGCTCTCTCTCGGGGGGCGCGGTGCGCGCGGTCGTCGACTGGTGGCAGGGCGAAGGGCTCGAGGGGCTCCGGCGGCGCCTGAACCTCGGCATGCCGGCCCACATCTTCGTGAACCACGCGAAGCTGCCGGGCTCGGGGATCACGACCAACACGCCGCACAGCGTGCTCGTCACGGGCTACCGCGACGGCGTCTTCACCTACCACAACCCGTGGCGCTCCGTCGGCGGGCAGACGATCAAGGAGGCGGAGCTCGAGAAGGCCCTGCTCGCGAAGGTCAGCATCAATTACTTCGAGGCGGGGCCGTTCGGGGATTACGTGGAGGCGTTGACCCAGCGCGACCTGGCGCGGGCCCTCGGGCTCTACGCGCCGGAGCGGGTGGTGGTGAGTCCCTACGGCTTCTATCAGACTGACGCCGAGCTCACGACCTGGTTCAGCGAGCTCCTCGGCGAGCACCTGCCGGGAGCGGTCTTCACGCTCGAGGAGGTGCGGGGGCGCGGGACGCACAAGGTCCTGCGCTGGACCGCCACCACCGCGGGGGGCGAGGTGCGCGGCGAGGACACCTTCGGCCTCTTCGACGGGCGCATCCGCTATCAGAGCACCTCCTTCACCGCCGCGGCACCGTAGTTATTGTTGACGCACTAGCGGCGCCAGAGCGAGTCGGGCGGCGCGTACGGCCGAACGATGTGGGCCAGCGCGGCCGTGTCGCGCAGCGCGGCGTCGACCGCGGGGCCCAGCGGCGGGACCGAGAGCCGCCGCGCGAAGGCGCTCTGCGCGAGCGGGGTGGCCAGATCCCCGTCGGGGGCGAGGGGGTCTGCGGGGAGCGCGTCGTAGTAGGCGCGATGGTCCGTGGTGGCGGCGAGGAGCCGGCGCAGACCGTGCTGCTCCGCCCACGCGGCCTGCAGCCGGAGCGTCGCCTGCTCGCGCACCAGGTGCCGCTCGTCGGTGTTCACGAGACCCCAGTCGGGCAGCGCCCAGCTCGCGGGGCCCTCGACGACCGCGTGGCAGAGCTCGTGAAAGAGGAGCTGCGCCAGGCAATCGTCGGCGTCCAGCGTCTCGGAGGTGCCGATGGTCAAGAGGCCCGCACCGTCCCAGGCCACGTTCACCTCGGGGGAGCGCGCGACGCGCACGCCGAGCCCCGTGGCCAAGCCGAGCCAGAGCGTGTCGAGCGGGTCGGCGTAGATCGCCTCCACGCGGCGAGGCGTAGGTCCCGGCAACGGAGAGCGCAGCATCGGCGGCCAGCATAACTGGCCCGCGCGCGAGCGGCCAGGGCCCTAGCCTGGTGCTATATCCTCGCCGGGCCTGTAAAGGAGCTTGGAACATGGCGCTGGCCACCTTCGGTGCGGGGTGCTTCTGGGGGGTGGAGGTCGCGTTCCGCGCCGTCGCGGGGGTGACCGGTGCCGCTGTGGGCTACATGGGGGGCGAGCTCGCGCACCCGAGCTACGAGGACGTGTGCACCGACGCGACCGGGCACGCGGAGGTCGTGCAAGTCCGGTTCGAGCCCGAGCGGCTGAGCTACGACGAGCTGCTCGAGGTCTTCTTCGCCTGCCACGATCCGACCCAGCGGAATCGCCAGGGACCCGACGTGGGGCGGCAATACCGCTCGGCGATCTTCGTGCACGGCCCGGAGCAGGAGGCCGCCGCGCGCGCCATCATCGCGCGACTCACCGAGGCCAAGCGCTTTCCGCGTCCCATCGTCACGACCATCGAGCCCGCCGCGGTCTTCTGGCGGGCCGAGGAGTACCACCAGCGCTACCTCGAGAAGCGGGGACTCGCGCACTGCCACGTGTGATCCGCGCGCGGCGACTCCCGCGGGTTGCCCCGTGATCGACCGTGGCCGCTCCGGTCCTGGCCCCGCGTGCGGCCGTTCGGGCGGCGGCTGACGCCAGGCGCACGGGCCGCGGCATCGGGCACGTGGCTCGGAAATTCACGCACTTGGCGGCGAGGCGGGCTCGCCCGGGGCTGGCACCCCCATTGCAATTCTGGCCACCAACGGCTGCCCCTCTTCGGGGCCCGACAGCGGAGGAACGACGATGAGACGCCAACGCATGGCTTCGTGCACCGCTCTGGCGGCCATCCTGCTCGTGATGGGCGGCGCGGCGCACGCAA carries:
- a CDS encoding serine/threonine protein kinase, producing MSVVEPFGRYTLLRRLAVGGMGEVFLAQQPGIAGFSKQVVVKRIRPALVDDPHFVEMFLNEGRVAALLDHPNIVQIYELDEVDGIYFIAMEYVPGRDLGTMLEMVSGPLELSYALYILLNACEGLAFAHDAVGHDGQPLHLVHRDISPPNILVGYAGTVKISDFGIAKVARQNQQTAAGVLKGKFAYLSPEQARGHAVDYRSDIYAMGLLLFEVTVGRRANPANTDTAMIFAAAKRDLPSPSSIIPDYPPELEGIFLKATTLDPDDRYQHVKELQEDLLAFQVEHRLVVSAGRVGEWLQKLDRTQLSDDVSLAFDEAVANTEQGTTSSRDTARGGVRASPSQRPRLAFDATIHALRQEDARQPTPSPPARRSRPTDDATLQDLRALDERIPAQARRGDSAPARLPRLDDELAPRDRDDTATRLPLDDEHDVPLRSHSRGGETAERYGLGRHRGRSPFVGLLVVLLALAGGVAAALYLWKPGPAWLVQLRGRLGVGAPLATKHDAGAAGHASAPDAGARSGDGVVRGGDAGTRTSDGAEPASDGASAAAGAADGGAAEDDAAKGADGASEEEPEAKSGRAGDKGAAIARSKPAAKARPSRAVPRRITPPKPAPPKAGLSARGDGGVRGAGSAVDAAPKGMWPAIRAARDSRPAARADGGSN
- a CDS encoding nuclear transport factor 2 family protein gives rise to the protein MAHALLTCVGMHVLQGRAVWLALALGCAGAAGCQSEGGAPPTALAVGVGGKADGVAQGWVECIAEACPVYWSRKPNLGPDEDAPVMSVPRGRRMGVYSVARPYAVVAYPDPEQEHAVQLAEVFSEEGQLTWRTSGLPRPGEAVVCTRAIGCPIYSTDRPLGSPSGMPATTASQWTVQEARAVMGGATVTTFPYWFDANRVRVVYATDGWASPSLKVPFVTQQPYGVACAAAVMSMGLATYGQTVSVKKAYDWFATHGGLNEAGYVVSELIPDAARSLSGGAVRAVVDWWQGEGLEGLRRRLNLGMPAHIFVNHAKLPGSGITTNTPHSVLVTGYRDGVFTYHNPWRSVGGQTIKEAELEKALLAKVSINYFEAGPFGDYVEALTQRDLARALGLYAPERVVVSPYGFYQTDAELTTWFSELLGEHLPGAVFTLEEVRGRGTHKVLRWTATTAGGEVRGEDTFGLFDGRIRYQSTSFTAAAP
- the msrA gene encoding peptide-methionine (S)-S-oxide reductase MsrA, which translates into the protein MALATFGAGCFWGVEVAFRAVAGVTGAAVGYMGGELAHPSYEDVCTDATGHAEVVQVRFEPERLSYDELLEVFFACHDPTQRNRQGPDVGRQYRSAIFVHGPEQEAAARAIIARLTEAKRFPRPIVTTIEPAAVFWRAEEYHQRYLEKRGLAHCHV
- a CDS encoding TetR/AcrR family transcriptional regulator, producing the protein MANRLEQARKNPDSKKATILKAARRIFARRGYHATGIRDVAAEAGVDTKTLYYHWSSKQTLFEAVLADIQLDFENLLKYWINATQEMGFEQSIEMLIDKVIPAILDDPDAGRIVLLSMVDYGIEDAQWDIRYMPTLLATMRRYVERRLGIEALPPQFDTVVLGVVNMMIMLYGAKNYQMKVLGAETHEAYRERIKSMARFSIAAAMTVIGQGVASAPQHVPAIAP
- a CDS encoding cation:proton antiporter, encoding MHNLQILMTFAVGLAAALILAYVAHRLKLSPIVGYLLAGIAVGPFTPGFVADRLATEQFAEIGVILLLFGTGLRFHLRELIAVWRVAVPGALLQSAASSIALALLLLALGWSWSAGLLLGMAISVASTVVMVVVLADRGDLDGPIGHLAAGWTVVEDLITVALLLVLPIIVLRESGGQGVWVPLGLTALKVMALVAAVVVLGRWIIPWALERVARTRSRELFTLAVLVVAVGIAVGAARVFGVSVTLGAFMAGLAVGRSEFAARAAGDAVPMRDAFAVLFFVSVGMLCDPRALVEAPLLTLAVLAVVVGGKPLAALATMRLLRRPMTIAVPVAAALAQVGEFSFILCSLARELGLLGGAGWNAMVAASIISIAVNPSLYRWARRLAGRAGNLIGDDVRRGVVDPRSCILVGYGPVGSTVHRLLAERGAAVTVIELNLDTVRRLREQGVAAIYGDVLRPGVLEAAGIATAGSLILSADVEDAEEVIRQTRSANPGLRVLVRCTHLRDVASLRHAGASVVAAGEAEVAVALAEAVSVVSGTGEGWQREDIRRRLYDEGPPLGGA